A genomic window from Streptomyces sp. MST-110588 includes:
- the drmD gene encoding DISARM system SNF2-like helicase DrmD — MVRTSERAEVGGAASAQRLPSEGDLVEVRGQSWVVARVESSSRREDDEPSSPRREDADPPSSRSEDDEIGPAEGTETARTATLIHLESVADGRFGDTLSVIWEVEPGRRVLDRGSLPDASTGRFDAPSRLAAFLDAVRWSAVASADVRTLQAPFRSGVAVEPYQLEPVARAVRAPRVNLLLADDVGLGKTIEAGLVVQELLLRGRAQRIMIVCPAGLTLKWRDEMAEKFGLDFTIVDAEACGRLRRTHGTAANPFRVHPLTIVSLPWLRGPKAQRLLDEVLPTGDDSQPEAGARRAFDLLVLDEAHHVAPAAPKQVYAVDSQQTKLIRRLVPHFEHRLFLSATPHNGYSESYTALLELIDNQRFARGMEPDEQARKETVVRRLKSSVTDRHGNPRFRSRKTREVPVDYTPEEREVHALLTAFAELRKRRMVPKARGGRRAADLVTLLLKKRLFSSPAAFLHTVGIYLSHLEDTEGRPRSAALKVPDWMEEFPEFVAELDDDELADAEDDALTRSTSLTPHEDGEELRLLRAMRDWALTHEAAADSKAERLISDLKAICLADGKWLNERVVIFTEYRDTQRWLTDLLRQEGLTDGGRVAQLHGGMSAEEREDIRLAFQAHPATDEGRIRILIATDAAGEGIDLQKHCHRLVNYDIPFNPNKLEQRIGRVDRWGQRHDVEISHFIGAGWQHAEAGSYEADLEFLSRVAKKIAVTAQDLGEVNAVLADAVQRRMSGDTNPVDIENAKAKRIPGRRTGGTVAAEQNVTAQAKRLAEQYDTTVDVLGLTPANVKRVVDTALGLSHQLPLSPYYSEDFEEPLWEVPPLAGTWERATRGLAHKLRPGERRPVTFDPAIAAQGRDDVVLAHLKHPLVALSTRLLTAAVWNADTVGLHRVTAVVSDDPRLETTLVSAYARYVLVGADGTRLHEEVLWAGGWFGDTGRFRRWDNVNDQGQVLAAALDAGADASHLGAQLTEAWRPRLEKPLYDSLAARARERGDSLRDRLIERQAEDERRITATLDRFEAQCRAKLKEEGDDDAQMTLFGAHEITTAEQRQYQQDRERWQQRLDNLPAERDSELARIADRYRDPRPHLFPAAVVFVIPAKEARR; from the coding sequence ATGGTGCGCACCAGCGAGCGTGCGGAGGTGGGCGGAGCGGCATCGGCGCAGCGCCTTCCGTCGGAGGGGGACCTCGTGGAGGTGCGCGGCCAGAGCTGGGTCGTGGCCAGGGTCGAGTCGTCTTCCAGGCGTGAAGACGATGAACCGTCGTCCCCCCGTCGTGAAGACGCCGATCCCCCGTCCTCCCGTAGTGAAGACGACGAGATCGGGCCCGCGGAGGGCACCGAGACGGCGCGCACCGCCACCCTGATCCACCTGGAGTCCGTCGCCGACGGGCGCTTCGGCGACACCCTGTCCGTGATCTGGGAAGTGGAGCCGGGCCGCCGCGTACTGGACCGCGGCTCGCTGCCCGACGCCTCCACCGGCCGCTTCGACGCCCCCTCCCGGCTCGCCGCGTTCCTCGACGCGGTCCGCTGGTCGGCCGTCGCTTCCGCCGACGTACGCACCCTGCAGGCGCCGTTCCGCTCCGGTGTCGCCGTCGAGCCGTACCAGCTGGAGCCGGTGGCCCGGGCCGTACGCGCACCCCGCGTCAACCTCCTGCTCGCCGACGACGTAGGCCTCGGCAAGACCATCGAGGCGGGGCTAGTGGTCCAGGAGCTGCTGCTGCGCGGTCGCGCCCAGCGCATCATGATCGTCTGTCCGGCCGGTCTGACCCTGAAATGGCGCGACGAGATGGCGGAGAAGTTCGGCCTGGACTTCACCATCGTCGACGCCGAGGCCTGCGGGCGCCTGCGCCGCACCCACGGCACCGCCGCCAACCCCTTCCGGGTCCACCCGCTGACGATCGTCTCCCTGCCCTGGCTGCGTGGCCCGAAGGCACAACGCCTCCTCGACGAGGTGCTGCCGACGGGCGACGACTCCCAGCCGGAAGCCGGTGCTCGCCGTGCCTTCGACCTTCTCGTCCTCGACGAGGCGCACCACGTCGCCCCCGCCGCCCCCAAGCAGGTCTACGCGGTCGACTCCCAGCAGACCAAGCTGATCCGGCGGCTCGTCCCGCACTTCGAGCACCGCCTGTTCCTGTCAGCCACCCCGCACAACGGCTACTCCGAGTCGTACACGGCCCTGCTGGAGCTCATCGACAACCAGCGGTTCGCGCGCGGCATGGAACCCGACGAACAGGCCCGCAAGGAGACGGTTGTCCGGCGTCTGAAGTCGTCGGTCACCGACCGGCACGGCAACCCTCGCTTCCGCTCCCGCAAGACCCGCGAGGTCCCCGTCGACTACACGCCCGAGGAGCGCGAGGTCCATGCTCTGCTCACCGCCTTCGCCGAGCTGCGCAAGCGCCGCATGGTACCCAAGGCGCGCGGCGGGCGGCGCGCCGCCGACCTGGTGACCCTGCTGCTGAAGAAGCGCCTGTTCTCCTCCCCGGCCGCCTTCCTCCACACCGTGGGGATCTACCTCTCGCACCTGGAGGACACCGAGGGCCGTCCCCGCTCCGCCGCCCTCAAAGTACCCGACTGGATGGAGGAGTTCCCCGAGTTCGTCGCTGAACTCGACGACGACGAACTCGCCGACGCCGAGGACGACGCGCTCACCCGCTCCACCAGCCTCACCCCGCACGAGGACGGCGAGGAGCTGAGACTCCTGCGCGCCATGCGCGACTGGGCGCTCACCCACGAGGCGGCGGCGGACTCCAAGGCCGAGCGGCTGATCAGCGACCTGAAGGCGATCTGCCTCGCCGACGGCAAGTGGCTCAACGAGCGCGTCGTCATCTTCACCGAGTACCGCGACACCCAGCGCTGGCTGACCGACCTGCTCCGCCAGGAAGGCCTTACCGACGGCGGCCGCGTCGCCCAGCTGCACGGCGGCATGAGCGCCGAGGAGCGCGAGGACATCCGCCTCGCTTTCCAGGCCCACCCCGCCACGGACGAGGGCCGCATCCGCATCCTGATCGCCACCGACGCCGCCGGCGAGGGCATCGACCTACAGAAGCACTGCCACCGGCTGGTCAACTACGACATTCCGTTCAACCCCAACAAGCTGGAGCAGCGCATCGGCCGCGTCGACCGCTGGGGCCAGCGGCACGACGTGGAGATCAGCCACTTCATCGGCGCGGGCTGGCAGCACGCCGAGGCCGGGTCGTACGAGGCGGACCTGGAGTTCCTCTCCCGCGTCGCCAAGAAGATCGCCGTCACCGCGCAGGACCTCGGCGAGGTCAACGCCGTCCTCGCCGACGCGGTCCAGCGCCGCATGAGCGGTGACACCAACCCCGTGGACATCGAGAACGCCAAGGCCAAGCGCATTCCCGGCCGCCGCACCGGCGGCACCGTCGCCGCCGAGCAGAACGTCACCGCGCAGGCCAAACGTCTCGCCGAGCAGTACGACACCACCGTCGACGTCCTCGGTCTGACCCCGGCCAACGTCAAGCGGGTCGTAGACACCGCCCTCGGCCTCAGCCACCAACTCCCCCTCTCCCCGTACTACAGCGAGGACTTCGAGGAGCCGCTGTGGGAGGTCCCGCCGCTCGCCGGCACCTGGGAACGCGCCACCCGCGGCCTGGCGCACAAGCTTCGCCCGGGCGAGCGCCGCCCGGTCACCTTCGACCCGGCGATCGCCGCCCAGGGCCGTGACGACGTCGTCCTCGCCCACCTCAAGCACCCGCTCGTAGCCCTGTCCACCCGGCTGCTGACGGCCGCCGTGTGGAACGCCGACACCGTGGGCCTGCACCGCGTCACCGCCGTCGTCAGCGACGACCCCCGCCTGGAGACCACCCTCGTCTCCGCCTACGCCCGCTACGTCCTGGTCGGCGCGGACGGCACCCGGCTGCACGAGGAGGTCCTGTGGGCGGGCGGCTGGTTCGGCGACACCGGCCGCTTCCGCCGCTGGGACAACGTCAACGACCAGGGACAGGTCCTGGCCGCCGCCCTGGACGCGGGTGCCGACGCCTCCCACCTGGGCGCCCAGCTCACGGAGGCATGGCGACCGCGACTGGAGAAGCCGCTGTACGACTCCCTCGCCGCCCGCGCCCGCGAGCGCGGCGACTCGCTCCGCGACCGGCTCATCGAGCGCCAGGCCGAGGACGAGCGCCGCATCACCGCCACCCTGGACCGTTTCGAGGCTCAGTGCCGCGCCAAGCTCAAGGAAGAGGGCGACGACGACGCGCAGATGACCCTGTTCGGCGCCCACGAGATAACGACCGCCGAGCAGCGCCAGTACCAGCAGGACCGCGAGCGCTGGCAGCAGCGCCTGGACAACCTGCCCGCCGAACGCGACAGCGAACTGGCCCGCATCGCCGACCGCTACCGCGACCCCCGGCCCCACCTCTTCCCCGCCGCCGTCGTCTTCGTGATCCCCGCAAAGGAAGCCCGCCGATGA
- a CDS encoding serine/threonine-protein kinase, giving the protein MGETIGGRYRLVDKLGQGGMGEVWRARDLRLQRDVAVKRLLADGPFHGEKAKERFAREARLTARIEHPAVPTVHDWGRDGQGDAEILYLVMELVRGHTLGELLRKSGRFACADVASVADQVADALSHAHRLGIVHRDLKPSNVMLTLDGRTKVMDFGIAAAIEPEEGEPVLTGTGDLPGTAGFIAPERATGGAAMPSGDLYALGCLLYELLTGEPPLTAPTPWALMYRHVQDTPPPVATHRQEIPAGLAALVDGLLAKSPEERPTAARVRAVVRRHLAPSPAGEQSGSRPTAGPALPQRDEQPPGKGAPPRRGYAEPGASAPVADRLRRCRELFAEERFSEAYDGYHRLGAQLRRSRPQTDRDVLVCRAGVAACLAELGSTPEALADLERLLPVQERILGVNSVEAFDTRFRVAELRARMGRTGEARDLLTDLRDRQAEVLPDSHEWHRRVAALLHRLDRVLGAG; this is encoded by the coding sequence GTGGGGGAGACGATCGGCGGGCGCTACCGCCTCGTGGACAAGCTCGGCCAGGGCGGCATGGGCGAGGTATGGCGCGCCCGTGACCTGCGGCTGCAGCGGGATGTCGCCGTGAAGCGGCTGCTGGCCGACGGGCCGTTCCACGGGGAGAAGGCGAAGGAGCGCTTCGCCCGGGAGGCCAGACTCACCGCTCGTATCGAGCATCCGGCCGTGCCCACCGTCCATGACTGGGGGAGGGACGGCCAGGGGGACGCGGAGATCCTCTACCTGGTGATGGAGCTCGTACGGGGACACACGCTCGGAGAGCTGCTGCGCAAGAGCGGCCGCTTCGCCTGCGCGGACGTCGCTTCCGTCGCCGACCAGGTCGCCGACGCGCTGAGTCACGCGCACCGCCTCGGCATCGTCCACAGGGACTTGAAGCCGTCGAACGTGATGCTCACCCTGGACGGCAGGACCAAGGTGATGGACTTCGGGATCGCGGCGGCGATCGAGCCTGAAGAGGGCGAGCCGGTGCTCACCGGCACGGGCGATCTGCCTGGCACCGCGGGGTTCATCGCTCCCGAGCGGGCCACGGGCGGGGCGGCGATGCCCAGCGGTGACCTGTACGCGCTGGGCTGCCTGCTGTACGAACTGCTCACCGGAGAACCACCTTTGACCGCCCCCACCCCATGGGCGCTGATGTACCGGCATGTGCAGGATACGCCGCCTCCGGTGGCGACGCACCGCCAGGAAATCCCGGCGGGTCTGGCCGCCCTGGTGGACGGCCTGCTGGCGAAGTCGCCGGAGGAACGCCCCACTGCGGCCCGCGTCCGCGCCGTCGTACGGCGCCACCTCGCACCGTCGCCGGCGGGAGAACAGTCCGGCTCGCGGCCCACCGCCGGCCCTGCGCTTCCCCAGCGGGACGAGCAGCCGCCCGGTAAGGGGGCGCCGCCGCGCAGAGGGTACGCGGAGCCCGGCGCTTCGGCACCCGTGGCCGACCGGCTGCGCCGGTGCCGGGAGCTGTTCGCCGAGGAGCGGTTCTCGGAGGCGTACGACGGATACCACCGCCTGGGAGCACAACTGCGGCGCAGCCGCCCGCAGACCGACCGGGACGTCCTGGTATGCCGCGCGGGGGTGGCCGCGTGCCTGGCGGAACTAGGCAGCACCCCCGAGGCGCTGGCGGACCTGGAGCGGTTGCTCCCGGTCCAGGAACGGATCCTCGGTGTAAACAGCGTCGAGGCCTTCGATACGCGGTTCCGGGTTGCGGAACTGCGGGCGCGCATGGGGCGTACGGGTGAGGCGCGCGATCTTCTGACCGATCTGCGCGACCGTCAGGCGGAGGTGCTGCCGGACAGCCACGAGTGGCACAGGCGGGTTGCCGCGTTACTGCACCGGCTGGACCGGGTGCTGGGCGCGGGCTGA
- a CDS encoding serine/threonine-protein kinase, whose amino-acid sequence MRRIGKGDALRDRYELEVPLGHGAMGQVWRGRDRHLGRRVAVKLAVLSPGTGDMARARKRFEREAKAAAALDSANVATVHDAGVDFGDDGEIHWLVMQLVEGATLGELLGERIVFDLASAAAVAAQMCAGLAPAHAAGLVHRDLKPENVMVRRDGVVKVLDFGLVKLMSEAGPRLTATGETIGNLMYASPELLEGAVELDARSDLYSVGCLLHGMLAGAPPFASKVPMEVFGGHLTQEPPSLASAGVTVPDALQELVSALLAKRRQDRPGSAAEVYQALGPWLPKPGNAEGGERCGSEDPRRPFLLPQAPFPL is encoded by the coding sequence GTGCGCCGGATCGGCAAGGGCGACGCCCTGCGGGACCGCTACGAGCTCGAGGTGCCGCTGGGGCATGGCGCCATGGGGCAGGTCTGGCGTGGGCGGGATCGCCACCTGGGACGTCGGGTGGCGGTGAAGCTCGCGGTGCTCAGCCCGGGGACGGGCGACATGGCGCGGGCTCGAAAGCGCTTCGAACGTGAGGCCAAGGCGGCGGCCGCGCTGGACAGCGCCAACGTCGCCACGGTGCACGACGCCGGTGTGGACTTCGGCGACGACGGGGAGATCCACTGGCTGGTGATGCAGCTCGTCGAGGGGGCCACGCTTGGTGAGCTGCTCGGCGAGCGGATCGTGTTCGACCTGGCCTCGGCCGCCGCGGTGGCGGCGCAGATGTGTGCGGGCCTGGCGCCCGCTCACGCCGCGGGACTCGTCCACCGTGACCTGAAGCCGGAGAACGTGATGGTCCGGCGCGACGGTGTGGTCAAGGTACTGGACTTCGGCCTGGTCAAGCTCATGTCGGAGGCGGGGCCCCGGTTGACCGCCACGGGCGAGACGATCGGCAACCTGATGTATGCATCTCCCGAACTGCTGGAGGGTGCAGTCGAGCTGGATGCCCGCAGTGACCTGTACAGCGTCGGATGTCTGCTGCACGGCATGCTGGCCGGAGCGCCGCCGTTCGCCTCGAAGGTTCCGATGGAGGTGTTTGGCGGGCATCTGACGCAGGAGCCGCCGTCGTTGGCGAGCGCGGGCGTCACGGTGCCCGACGCGCTGCAGGAACTGGTGTCGGCGTTGCTCGCCAAGAGGCGGCAGGATCGGCCGGGTTCGGCTGCCGAGGTCTACCAGGCACTCGGACCATGGCTGCCGAAGCCGGGGAATGCGGAGGGAGGCGAGCGCTGTGGCTCGGAGGATCCGCGGCGGCCGTTCCTCCTGCCTCAGGCGCCGTTCCCTCTGTGA
- a CDS encoding UvrD-helicase domain-containing protein: MAKLGIHRDFLMEFAALEKHVQKRVFEVFEKFAAATHAGLHLEKLTCQRDPRLRTIRITDFWRGVVLKSEEGDGYLLLKVLPHDKANNWAEHHRASVNAASQGIEIRNDVGLERASSELRAVIRQDDTTRLFPEATHPDKVLRSLGIDAEIIPIVRLIPDEAHLEALHRVLPEQQYDVLLGLATGMSPEEVDREVVQVYAAAAARDTTAAATDPLATAMAHARGRIALVSGTDELREILDRPFDAWRVFLHPSQYRIAYQESYRGSAQVTGGPGTGKTVVALHRALHLARRLPADAPDGSILLTTYTRALAAELERCLGLLIPDERLRTKITVINVDALAYDIVRNRQGGGPVKLVTDQKEITARWARIARKLGLEFADVFLDQEWRHVILAQDLRSPEAYLKAPRPGRGTALPPVRRLQAWRAIEAFEQQLRQSGERTFLQICAEAASLLAEQDEPRFRHVIVDEAQDLHPAQWRFLRALVPEGREDLFIAGDSHQRIYGNKVSLRSLGIAVTGRSHRLRINYRTTHEILAWSSALLTGTPVDSADSNSSLTGYRSTLHGRRPAYVRHSSKTDELSAAVARVTEWTAAGVAPEDIAVAARFIQLGRDAANALERAGHATRILGNSAPGPGVRIATMHRMKGLEFRCVVVLGASEGILPMRAAITPVDIDPQQHQEDINTELSLLFVACTRAREDLLVSCHGVPSPFLAPVAEDRRGHTG, encoded by the coding sequence ATGGCGAAGCTCGGTATACACCGCGACTTTCTGATGGAATTCGCGGCGCTGGAGAAGCACGTGCAAAAGCGTGTCTTCGAGGTCTTCGAGAAGTTCGCCGCTGCCACACACGCGGGCCTTCACCTGGAGAAACTGACGTGTCAGCGCGACCCACGCCTGCGTACCATCCGTATCACCGACTTCTGGCGCGGTGTCGTCCTCAAGTCCGAAGAGGGTGACGGCTACCTGCTTCTGAAGGTGCTGCCCCACGACAAGGCCAACAACTGGGCGGAGCACCATCGCGCCTCGGTCAACGCCGCCAGCCAGGGCATCGAGATCCGCAACGACGTGGGGCTGGAGCGGGCGTCCTCCGAACTGCGCGCCGTGATCCGGCAGGACGACACCACGCGACTGTTCCCGGAGGCGACGCACCCGGACAAGGTGCTGCGCAGCCTCGGCATCGACGCGGAGATCATCCCCATCGTCCGGCTCATCCCCGACGAGGCCCACCTGGAGGCCCTGCACCGCGTCCTTCCCGAGCAGCAGTACGACGTCCTGCTCGGGCTGGCGACCGGAATGTCCCCGGAGGAAGTGGACCGCGAGGTGGTCCAGGTGTACGCGGCCGCCGCCGCTCGTGACACGACCGCCGCAGCGACCGACCCGCTGGCCACGGCCATGGCCCATGCCCGTGGCCGGATCGCCCTGGTCTCGGGAACGGACGAGCTGCGCGAGATCCTGGACCGGCCCTTCGATGCCTGGCGTGTTTTCCTGCATCCCAGCCAGTACCGGATCGCCTATCAGGAGTCGTACCGGGGCTCCGCCCAGGTCACCGGCGGCCCGGGCACCGGCAAGACCGTGGTGGCCCTGCACCGTGCCCTGCACCTGGCCCGCAGGCTGCCCGCCGACGCACCGGACGGCAGCATCCTTCTGACGACGTACACCCGGGCCCTCGCGGCCGAACTGGAGCGCTGCCTGGGCCTACTGATCCCGGACGAGCGTCTGCGGACGAAGATCACCGTAATCAATGTCGACGCGCTGGCCTACGACATCGTGCGGAACAGGCAAGGTGGCGGCCCCGTCAAGCTGGTCACCGATCAGAAGGAGATCACGGCGCGCTGGGCCCGTATCGCACGCAAGCTGGGACTGGAATTCGCCGACGTGTTCCTGGACCAAGAGTGGCGCCACGTCATCCTGGCCCAGGACCTGCGCAGCCCCGAGGCCTATCTCAAGGCCCCTCGCCCCGGACGCGGCACGGCATTGCCGCCCGTCCGACGGCTCCAGGCGTGGCGCGCCATCGAGGCGTTCGAGCAGCAGCTGCGGCAGTCCGGTGAACGCACCTTCCTGCAGATCTGCGCGGAAGCGGCGAGCCTCCTGGCCGAGCAGGACGAGCCACGGTTCCGACATGTGATCGTCGACGAAGCCCAGGACCTCCATCCGGCCCAGTGGCGCTTCCTGCGCGCGCTCGTGCCAGAAGGTCGCGAGGACCTGTTCATCGCGGGCGACAGCCACCAGCGCATCTACGGCAACAAGGTGTCCCTGCGCTCACTGGGCATCGCCGTCACAGGGCGTTCCCACCGGCTGCGCATCAACTACCGCACCACACACGAGATCCTGGCCTGGTCGTCCGCCCTGCTCACGGGGACGCCGGTCGACTCGGCCGACAGCAATTCCTCGCTGACCGGTTACCGTTCCACCCTGCACGGCCGCCGGCCTGCCTATGTGCGTCACTCGTCCAAAACCGACGAACTCTCCGCCGCCGTCGCCCGGGTCACGGAGTGGACGGCGGCAGGTGTGGCCCCCGAGGACATAGCCGTGGCGGCGCGCTTCATCCAGCTGGGCCGGGACGCCGCGAACGCGCTGGAACGCGCCGGTCACGCCACCCGCATCCTGGGGAACTCCGCGCCCGGGCCAGGCGTGCGCATCGCGACCATGCACCGCATGAAAGGCCTGGAGTTCCGCTGCGTCGTCGTCCTCGGCGCGAGCGAGGGCATCCTGCCGATGCGTGCCGCCATCACCCCTGTCGACATCGATCCGCAACAGCACCAAGAAGACATCAACACCGAGCTGAGTCTCCTCTTCGTGGCCTGCACCCGCGCCCGGGAGGACCTCCTCGTCTCCTGCCACGGCGTTCCGAGCCCGTTCCTGGCACCGGTCGCCGAGGACAGGCGAGGGCACACGGGGTGA
- the msrB gene encoding peptide-methionine (R)-S-oxide reductase MsrB, with translation MSYEIDKPDEQWRAELTPQEYHVLRQAGTEPAFVGEYTDTKTAGVYSCRACGAELFRSDTKFESHCGWPSFYDPKDSDAVELLEDRSHGMVRTEVRCARCGSHLGHVFEGEGYPTPTDQRYCINSISLRLTPNEE, from the coding sequence ATGTCGTACGAGATCGACAAGCCGGACGAGCAGTGGCGCGCGGAGCTGACCCCGCAGGAGTACCACGTCCTGCGCCAGGCCGGCACCGAACCGGCCTTCGTGGGTGAATACACCGACACCAAGACCGCCGGCGTCTACTCCTGCCGCGCCTGCGGAGCCGAACTCTTCCGCTCCGACACCAAGTTCGAGAGCCACTGCGGCTGGCCGTCCTTCTACGACCCGAAGGACTCCGACGCCGTGGAACTGCTGGAGGACCGCTCACACGGCATGGTCCGCACCGAGGTCCGCTGCGCCCGCTGCGGCTCCCACCTTGGGCATGTGTTTGAGGGCGAGGGGTATCCGACGCCTACGGATCAGCGATACTGCATCAACTCGATCTCGTTGCGGTTGACGCCGAACGAGGAGTGA
- the murC gene encoding UDP-N-acetylmuramate--L-alanine ligase: MAPAIPASMDRPHFIGIGGAGMSGIAKILTQRGARVAGSDAKDSPTARALRALGATVHIGHDAAHLAHDATGVVVSSAIRADNPELVAAQERGVPVVHRSDALASLMEGLRPLAVAGTHGKTTTTSMLAVSLGSLGLAPSYAIGGDLDAPGSNAEHGTGEIFVAEADESDRSFHKYAPEVAIVLNVELDHHANYASMEEIYDSFETFVARIRPGGTLVIAADQAGARELTTRVAGRHDIEVVTYGESPDADIRVLKVDPHGLTSEVTVALRNGENLTFTVSVPGRHYAHNAVAALAAGIAMGLPPHDLASALGTYTGVKRRLQLKGEAAGVQVIDSYAHHPTEMTADLEAIRGAAQGSRVLVVFQPHLYSRTQELGTEMGQALALADGCVVLDIYPAREDPIPGVTSELIIDAARNAGAEVAAEHDTAAIPEVIAGMAKPGDLVLTMGAGDVTDLGPAVLDRLARLES, encoded by the coding sequence ATGGCACCCGCCATCCCAGCCTCGATGGACCGACCGCACTTCATCGGCATCGGCGGAGCCGGCATGTCGGGCATCGCGAAGATCCTCACGCAGCGCGGCGCCCGGGTCGCGGGCAGCGACGCCAAGGACTCGCCGACCGCCCGGGCCCTGCGCGCCCTCGGCGCCACGGTCCACATCGGCCACGACGCCGCCCACCTCGCCCACGACGCCACCGGCGTCGTGGTCTCCTCCGCCATCCGCGCGGACAACCCGGAGCTGGTGGCCGCCCAGGAGCGCGGCGTGCCCGTCGTGCACCGCTCCGACGCTCTGGCGTCCCTCATGGAGGGCCTGCGCCCGCTCGCCGTCGCGGGCACCCACGGCAAGACCACCACCACCTCCATGCTGGCCGTCTCCCTCGGCTCGCTCGGCCTGGCACCGTCGTACGCCATCGGAGGCGACCTGGACGCCCCCGGCTCCAACGCCGAGCACGGCACCGGCGAGATCTTCGTGGCCGAGGCCGACGAGAGCGACCGCAGCTTCCACAAATACGCCCCCGAGGTCGCCATCGTCCTCAACGTGGAGCTGGACCACCACGCCAACTACGCCTCGATGGAGGAGATCTACGACTCCTTCGAGACCTTCGTCGCGCGCATCAGGCCCGGCGGCACGCTCGTGATCGCCGCCGACCAGGCAGGCGCCCGCGAGCTGACCACCCGCGTGGCCGGCCGCCACGACATCGAGGTCGTCACCTACGGCGAGTCCCCGGACGCCGACATCCGTGTGCTCAAGGTCGACCCGCACGGCCTGACCAGCGAGGTCACCGTCGCCCTCCGCAACGGCGAGAACCTCACCTTCACCGTCTCGGTGCCCGGCCGGCACTACGCCCACAACGCCGTCGCGGCACTCGCCGCCGGTATCGCCATGGGCCTGCCCCCGCACGACCTGGCCTCCGCGCTCGGCACGTACACCGGCGTCAAGCGCCGCCTCCAGCTCAAGGGCGAGGCGGCCGGCGTCCAGGTCATCGACTCCTACGCCCACCACCCCACCGAGATGACCGCCGACCTGGAGGCCATCCGCGGCGCCGCCCAGGGCTCGCGCGTGCTGGTCGTCTTCCAGCCGCACCTCTACTCCCGTACGCAGGAACTGGGCACCGAAATGGGCCAGGCCCTGGCGCTCGCCGACGGCTGCGTGGTCCTGGACATCTACCCGGCCCGCGAGGACCCCATCCCGGGCGTCACCAGCGAGCTGATCATCGACGCGGCGCGGAACGCGGGCGCCGAGGTGGCCGCCGAGCACGACACGGCGGCGATCCCGGAGGTCATCGCCGGAATGGCCAAGCCCGGGGACCTTGTTCTCACCATGGGCGCAGGCGACGTGACCGACCTCGGTCCCGCCGTCCTGGACCGCCTGGCCCGCCTGGAGAGCTGA
- a CDS encoding response regulator transcription factor, which translates to MGPAPAVRLLLADDHPVVRAGLRAVLETEPGFEVVADVPTAEEAVALAARPDVAVDVVLMDLQFGGRMLGSQATAAITAREGAPRVLVLTTYDTDADILAAIEAGATGYLLKDAPPEELAAAVRTAAAGKSALAPTIALRLMDRVRAPATALSRRETEVLQLVADGLSNALISKRLFLSQATVKSHLVHIYAKLGVDSRTSAVAAATARGLIRR; encoded by the coding sequence CTGGGCCCGGCCCCCGCCGTCCGCCTCCTCCTCGCCGACGACCACCCCGTCGTACGGGCCGGGCTGCGCGCCGTACTGGAGACCGAGCCGGGCTTCGAGGTGGTCGCCGACGTGCCCACCGCCGAGGAGGCCGTCGCCCTCGCCGCCCGGCCGGACGTCGCCGTCGACGTCGTCCTGATGGACCTCCAGTTCGGGGGCCGGATGCTCGGCTCGCAGGCCACCGCCGCCATCACCGCCCGCGAAGGCGCGCCGCGGGTCCTGGTGCTGACCACGTACGACACCGACGCCGACATCCTCGCCGCCATCGAGGCCGGCGCCACCGGTTACCTCCTCAAGGACGCCCCGCCCGAGGAACTGGCCGCGGCCGTACGGACCGCCGCCGCCGGGAAGTCCGCGCTCGCGCCGACCATCGCCCTGCGCCTGATGGACCGGGTACGCGCCCCCGCCACCGCCCTGTCCCGCCGGGAGACCGAGGTCCTGCAACTCGTCGCCGACGGCCTGTCCAACGCGCTGATCAGCAAGCGGCTCTTCCTCAGCCAGGCCACCGTCAAGTCCCACCTCGTCCACATTTACGCCAAGCTGGGCGTCGACTCCCGTACGTCCGCCGTCGCCGCGGCCACCGCCCGCGGCCTGATCCGCCGCTGA